One genomic segment of Arachis duranensis cultivar V14167 chromosome 4, aradu.V14167.gnm2.J7QH, whole genome shotgun sequence includes these proteins:
- the LOC107485832 gene encoding RING-H2 finger protein ATL67, with protein sequence MSMSSTSSFLNHLGLGYSIAIALAFLVLLSTLILSSYLCCNRNRRNNINNPTTTHRDGVVLPRIIFVAEGDDDEDGDEERGAVGLEQNVINSYPRFQFSRDSSNIGQNTTCSICLCEYKDSEMLRMMPECRHYFHVCCLDSWLRLNGSCPVCRNSPLPTPVPTPLSTPLQEVVPLSQYAADRRRR encoded by the coding sequence ATGTCCATGTCTTCAACCTCATCATTCCTCAACCACCTTGGCCTTGGCTACTCCATAGCCATAGCCCTTGCTTTCCTCGTTCTCCTCTCCACCCTCATCTTATCTTCTTACCTCTGCTGTAACCGCAACCGTCGCAATAATATTAACAACCCCACCACCACCCACCGTGACGGCGTCGTTCTCCCACGAATAATCTTCGTCGCAGAAGGCGATGATGACGAAGACGGAGACGAAGAGCGCGGCGCGGTGGGGTTGGAACAGAACGTGATAAACTCGTATCCGAGGTTTCAATTCAGCAGGGACAGCAGTAACATCGGACAGAACACCACGTGTTCCATATGTCTGTGTGAGTACAAGGATTCGGAGATGCTGAGGATGATGCCGGAGTGCAGGCACTATTTCCACGTCTGCTGCCTTGACTCCTGGCTTAGGCTTAATGGCTCCTGCCCCGTTTGCCGGAACTCGCCGCTTCCGACGCCGGTTCCCACGCCGCTGTCGACGCCGCTGCAGGAGGTGGTGCCGCTGTCTCAGTATGCTGCTGATAGGAGGAGGAGGTGA